The genomic interval ccagaactgtgttcctgaGCACAGAAACACCAAAGGCTAGAGGGGAGGAGGTGGACCAGAACTCTTCACACACAAGTGTAAGCTTTGGTGACTgtacagagacacagggagttCAAAGTCCTAAGGCTACAGAAGACTACTCTTGCAAACAGCAGATCCAGAAGCAAAGGCCAGTGGAAGGACTTCCTAGGGAGTCTTGAACTACACAATGGAGGAAACCCCCCTGAGTTATGAAGAGGCCATAAATAAGGCAGCCGGCTCACTCACTCGCTTTCCTTTGACCGAGGTGCAAGGTGTACCCCTCATGAGCCCAATTGCAGGCCAGTGGAGCTCCATCTCAGCTTTCTGCCCTGATCCTTCTGACCTGCTCATTGCCACCTACCCCAAAGCAGGTAAGACCCTCCTTCACTTACCAAGCTGatcacacatagacacaggcCACTGACCTTATGCCTTTTCCATTAAAAAGTATACCAATGGAGATGAATTCACAGGGGGTGTATTGATAATGTAATTGATGAGTGGTGTTTTGAGGGATGTGTGTAGTTAGTACCTTAACTCCACCAATCTTCTTGGGGTGGCACACAATTTCTCACAGCAATTTACTGAAGTTAATGCAGCAAAGGTTGGATCAGTTGCCTATTACTCTTGATTTAAGAGGAATTATTAGCGAAGGAGGTGTCCACAAGCTCTTGGTATCTGATACTAAAGGATGATTACTTAAAATGTGATGTGACAAAGGTCCCGTTAGAGTCTAAATTGGGTTCAATTTATATAGAGCCTTTCACAAACCCATGGATTCTTTAcacagcaaaaaagaaaaagggggcGGGGTATGGTGACTccaaagaaggaaaaaaaggaaTGTTTTAAGCAAAGATTTGAAGGATAACAGGGATGTATGGTTGCGAAGAGAGGATGGTAGAGAATTCCAAAGTTTTGGGGCAGCAGCACTGAAAGATCTGCAACCCAAAGTAGAAAGTCTATTTGGAGGTTAAGACCGGAGTTGGAGGATCTGAGGATGCGTGAGGGTTGATACAGAGGAATGAGatctgagagagaaacaggagcCAGACCATGAAGAGCCTTGAAGGTTAGGAGAAGAATTCAGAACTTTATCCTAGCCTCAATGGGAATCCAATGGAGTTGCCGAAGAACAGGGGTGATATGAGCCATGTGTTTGAATGTGGGCCACTTTTGACGCAGAAACACCACTGTTAGCCCACTAGCAGGGTCTCTGATTTAATTCCCAGTACCGGCAGGAGAGAAATTAATCCATGACTGCCTTGCCCTTGTGCAAGGCACTTGGGTGGTTGGCAGTTGGAATTGCTCActaatgtatgtttgtgtgttcactatcaTGGATGGGTTGAATCGGTTTTCCTAAGAAAACTAATAAAGGTGATTCCTTTCTTTGTCATCTTCTGTTGGTACTGGCAAACGGCATGTGGACAAAAATGGcccaaatattaatattcatgtagtgtaaaaaaaaaaaaactggcccATTTCTAGTAAATACAAGTTGTGCTGGCTGTGACAATATGATTTTACAAAGCTGGTCCAGAAAGTCACTTCTGGTGACATGTGGCCCTCTTGGCAGGTGGGAGTAGTCCAACCTAATGTTGTCATTCCATGTTTCAAATGGACAGTGAGAATTGGGTACATGGGACAGACCAAGGCTAGAATAACTTTGCTGTTAGTTATGCTTCTTTGTCTGATCTGTCAGTTTAAGCTTTGTTTAAAATTCTTGTCTAAAAACTAGACTTTAATATGTTCTGTGGTTTCCTTTAGCACAGACCTGGATCCCTCACCTTTTAATCAGTTCACTGGAATTCAGCTGTTTTTTAGGTGTTTCCGTCCTAACAGTGTCCTGACTACATTTCCCAGCATGCCCCATTTCCCATACATTTCCTAGCATTCAGGCATTCCATATAACCACTGGGAATCTTACTTAATGACATGAACTGTTGTAGAAGAAAATAAATCCAGGCATTGATTCCCAGCTTCTTAGCCGCACTAACACTGGCTATCATTATTGCAGCACAACGTAAGGAAGGAAGTAGGTGTACAGATGAAACAATagacatttacattttgttcagagTTTTATTTAAAAGCCTAGCCATTTTCAAGACTTTCAAGATTGGAGGTTTTAATCTCAACATCTTCAAATGCACAATTCTGGGCAATTCCCTTATGTTCATTATTGAGTTTTATTTTCCAAACTCTGTTGGCTTTTAAAAGGAAGGTTCCTTAATGTTTAACTCTATAGTCAACAAGTACAGCTCATTACAGAAAACCCTGAACTCCATACCTGGTTATCTGCTGACTTCAGGATGATTTAGACACACTAATGGAGTGCAGTAAAGGACTGAAGGAGAAATAGATTTCTAGGGACGCAGGGATttgaaaaatgcagtttttaggTCACGAGCTGCCATTTTATTAGTGGTCTACGTCAAATCAAGTTTTAAATGTTGGCATTTGGCATTTATAAAAAAGATCCGTCAGAAGCAAGCAAACACAGAGCAGTGAACATGACGCCAACCATAACCAAATGACCTGGATTCGGTGTTCAAAATTACTGTTTTTGCTAGTATTCTTGGTTATAAACACAGGCCCCACattaatttatagaaaaaaaaatgacaaactaAATGGCTATCAAAATACGGGTCTGAAACACTGGTCAGCCCTAGTGCAAATTCCTTCAAATGCAAAATAAGccaaaatttgaaaaataatttaaggtCAAGGCTTTGTACATTGTTTATTCTAAAGATTTAATGACAATGAATATCAATGTCACACCCATGTGAGTGGTTTTATTTCAAGGGCTACAATGACTGTAAAACTTAAGATGTTTGTGctcataaatgtgtttaatatttaactTTTGCATAAGGAATAACCTCATTTTTATATAAGGTTAGTAACCTCACAATGTAGCTGGGTTAGCCTACCTACTTATTGTGATtacacagtacaacacacttGGATACCATTTTTCTCAGATTGGTAAAACacaaagtattaaaaaaaagtctggGGGAAGAAAAGCTAACTGTCTAATATTAAGCAACATTGCTATCTTCATCTTGATGGGCCATAAACcataatatcaaaataaatatacccACAGTAAGTTCCACAGGGGTATATATTAGGGTCACTgtctctatttttaaactgCAACTGCCATTATATGCTGGTGCAGCGATAACATTCccacaatttccaacattaCCTACACATTTTCATCTGTTCATCTGCATTTTAAGTAAGTTTGTTATTTAATGTTCATGTAAGGTAAAATGTTAGCTAAGACATAGGGATGTAACTGCAATGTTCAGAGGATTTTGTCAGGGCCACAGATTGTTACATCAGAACAAAGAATGAACATTCTCAGTAAATGCTATAGGGATGTGGGTGAGGCCCGAGGGGAGAACATTTAGTACAACAGCATCGCTAATTATGGGGAACAGGCTGTACTTTTCAGTTCATTTTATAGAAATATGCTCTGATTTCCTTGCTGAAGCAACTGTGGTTTAAAATGCAAATGGATGCAGGGTATAGTTTGCCTGAGCACTAAGCAGTGAAGCCTTAAACTTGCCTCAATAATGCTTTTGAGGAAAAATTGATTTATAGGGTGGTTCCATCTTGTGTAAAGCTTTGGCATTACTTTCTGTGTTGTAGGCACCACTTGGACCCAGGAGATAGTGGATTTACTGTTGCATAATGGAGATGAAGAAATATGTAAAAGAGCCCCTACAGTTGAACGTATTCCCTTTCTGGAGATCCAAGCCCCTCCACCTATTCCCTCAGGTAAAGATACACAGTACTATCATTCACACAATTTCTTACATACAATCAAATTACTTACTCCTCAGGTTCATCCATCCACAGCTTccaatacacacatgcacaaactaTTCTGCAGTTAAATTTGacagttatttattattttattaaactacTGCCTCCCAGTGTGTCTAAGTACTGAAGCCTAAagagtaaatattaaataagagTAATCACACCACAAATTCGCATGGAAAAAAAAGGGTAGAGAGCTATTACATGAAACtaattttaaatcaaaataattttgaaaatctttttatttatttatttattttaaataaaaaggaaatcACTGCTGTGTATGTTCACCCAGGTTTTTTAACTGTGTAGTAATAAAAATGTCACaacataattatttaaaagctAAACCTTCCTGCTTTGTGAAACATACCTCACTTAAATTAAATTGGTGCAAATAATGGCATTTTTTTTCTAGATCCAGAAGAGgtaaaccaaacaaaaataaatccttTTTAGCTTTTGAGATTTGTCTTATTGAAACATCAAGATGGAAATCCAACATGGCTTGTGGAACAAAATGCTTGTTCCCAATAATGCCTGTGTCCCAAATTTGCTGCAGGTTTAtacaaaactgaatattataaaataaaaatatttttataaatattcatatCAAATAGTATATTCAAAACAGTGTTCCTTAAACAGAAAATgcacaaattttaaaaatgggtGATTTATAAGAAGTAAACTGTATTAAACTGGATTTACAAATAGACAAATGAAAACCAGCACTAACACttaaatgaaagaaacaaaGTAACTGTGAGCTAAAGGAGTGATCATGGAGTGTGGATGATGGTGTTAGTGACTTCTAGTGATTTAAGCTGATGGTGTCACATATGattagtttaattttttttttacaatgtgaCAATCTTGGTGTTTTGCTGTGAGTCTAACATGGAATTAAAGCTATTTTTACCACTGGGGAGCAGAAGGAGCAGTGCACTTTATTGTTTATGCAAAACATGCATTAAATTGTGCAAACAAGTAACTTGTTTTAAAATGAGCATCAACTAGGGTGGGTATATAAGAAACTGATGGGCGTGTACTGAAGCACTCAACTCTGTGTTAATGATTAAGGGACATGTCTCCTCTTATTCCTCAGGTCTTCAACTTCTCAAATTCATGAAACCTCCCAGGGTCATCAAAACACACTTGCCGATCCAGCTAGTACCTGAGGGTTTCTGGGAAAATAAATGCAAGGTCAGTATGGATATTAAAGCAGGCATGTGAGTCTGGTCCGAATGACTTCTTTTCCAATACTGATACCCCACCAACTAACATACACAATCCCACTGGTTAGTGGGGAAGTCAACACCTCGGACAGTTCTTAGTTTCAGGACATTTTCTTCATTGTTTTGCCTTTCTACACTTTGCTTTTTCAGGTGATTTATGTGGCTCGAAATGCTAAGGACAATTTGGTCAGCTACTACCACTTTGACCGTATGAACTTGACTCAACCAGAACCAGGTCCCTGGGATGGTTACATTCAAAAGTTCATGAGAGGAAATTGTAAGAACATATTTCAGTTCTCTAAGCTGGGATAAGTAGTAGTCATCAAAATGGCAGCCTTAATCACATTATCTCTGATATATCCATAGTGGGGTGGGGCTCTTGGTACGACCATGTTAAAGGATACtggaaggaaagagagaagaggaacATCCTCTACCTTTTCTATGAGGACATGAAAGAGGTACACTGTGGTTACAACCACAAGTTTTAAGAGGGTCCTTAACCATTTATTTTCCCAGCAGCTCTGGGTTGAGTCAGATCTtcaacttgtttttgttttttttacacaccCCCAAACTCCAGAACCCTCGTCGGGAGGTAGAGCGGATCATGCACTATCTGGACTTGTCTCTATCGGATGACATCATTGACAAGATCGTGCAGCTGACTTCTTTTAAAGTCATGAAGGACAACCCGATGGCCAACTACACATTCATCCCGAAGATAGTGTTTGACCAGTCCATCTCAGAATTCATGAGAAAAGGTTTGTAAATGACGTAACTCCCTTAAACCAGGTTCTCCAAAGATGTAGACTGATGAGAAATTCAAGGAAAAGTAGAACATAGTGTTTCTGTAAGTTTTTGGActattttgagtcaccagtatTGGGTAATGGCCAAGATTTTACAAGACTGGAACCATGTTAGAGGAACAGAACATACTTTGTGTCATTCGCAGTTCACTAAGAAGCCTCAGGTGAGAAATGTAAACTCATGGGGATTAATTTGCTTAGAGACCCTGGATGAGGATAGAAAGCCTCTCCCAGAGCTTGAACATATATTAAAAGCTTTTGGTCTTTTCGGCTCATACAGTACATAagtgctgctgtttgtttttattgtatagCCGGTTAATAAAACAAGTCCTGGAAATATGGGATTCAATTTTACCtgatttatttgtaatatacaCAGTGAAGACTAAAATTTGTTTCAGTTGAAGAGTGTGGCACGTTAGGAGTGAGTTGATCCCGATTTGCCTTTTCCTTGTGTCTGTAGGTAAATTAAGGACCATTTTGTCCATATCAAGTTGCTTTCTGCTTTTGCATATACTCTTCCTTATGTGTCCCAGGGGAAGTCGGGGACTGGACCAACCATTTCACTCCAGCTCAGTCCCAAATGTTTGACGAGGACTACAAAAGGCAAATGGCAGATGTGGACATTCCCTTTCGCACAAGCATCTGAGGATTGCATCTGAAGAACtacaaaacagcactggagcaTCTGAGTTTGAGACGGTCTCATACCTACCAAGGAGACACATGAGCTGATGTACATTTTATTCTAAGGTATTTGATTTGACTTAAACACCAGCCTGGGATTTTGGGTGTTGGACCACTTTTAGCCTagaagtgacactgatgtaaAAGCAACACACTTGTATCTAGCCCCATATATATGCACACAAATGACTGTCATTGTCACTGGTGAGTTGTCTTAAAGGTGGGGTAGAAATTCTGGGAGGCAACAGATGAGCCatggtctgtaattgtataCTTATATTTAGTGGAGCTACAAAGTAGATGGAGCACCTCAACTGGCCAGTAGCTGAAATTGCATGTTAAGGGTTTCTAATAGTGTTCAATGATTGTATTACTATATGCACAACTAAAATAATGCACTATTGTGTAGAATGTAATCTAATCAGTTTTCACTGGTGCACAGTGCATATGAACAGACCAAAATAATAATGCAAGTTTTTTCAGTAATGCAAACCAAAGCAAGGCAACTCTCCTAAAACACCAAAGAGATGGCATTTGTCAATTTTAGTCAATTTTTTAGATAAAGTATTGAATACAAGTCTATGGGAAAGGAGGAGAGTGGACACTGGACACTCAGTGTGAGCTATAGTGGCTCTATGGACTAGTTTGTGATTGCACATggtcttgtgttttttttttttttaaaccaaacgTTTTTTCCTGTATCCGAACCCCTTTCTGTTGGGTTCAGCTGCTTTGAATGTAATGACCAAAAGAATTCATTAATAAAGTTTAACTAGGTCAATTGCTTCTGTCTTGATTTATATTTCAACTGGGGATGATTAGTGTGGCTGCTGCCACTCAGTATTGTCCACGGggtctgtgtgtgactgggtgagtgtgcgatgCCTCATGACGAACTGGtgtcctgtccagtgtgtgcttGTATATTACATCCAATTATTTTAGGTAGCCTCCTCAGGCCCACTGTGAacttgaacaggatgaagtggctacagagaatgaatgaataataccaGGTACAACTTATTCTTGTATTCAAGCTACCAGTGGTATAATATGAAATTGGCGAGGCAACTTTTGTTAATAGCCAGCAATGAGAGATGCCGTTCATCAAGCTGGAATCATCTGCATAGGCACTTCATACATGAGTGGATTGTCTCATTACCTTTTAAAACTCAGGTAAAATCAAATGATCCTGTGTCATTTTCTCAACCATGACTTGTAAAGATATGCTAATTCACAGCTACTCAGGTCAGCTCTCTGTGATACCTCAGCCATCCGAGGCTGTGTAAGGGAGTCCCAGAAAGACCCACTGGCATTGTTCTGTTTGGATACTAGCCAAAAGGAGCATTTGTTAGCCAACATCAGCTATTTTTCACAAATGAACTCTGGAGAAACTCTAGAGAATCATGTTCAAATATATTCTGGAGTAGTCCTTTCACATAGCAGAGAAATTCTGATGTCAGACTGGAATTGTGTTTTGAGCATGGTAGGCCATGTACAGTAGATGCAGCACAAGTCTCACGGACATTAGTGCAAACACAAACTTTGAACCAGAGTGCTAGAGGGATAAATCTGGGTAAAGTCCAAGACAAATGTTATGGGTGTTTGccttcacacatacagctcctcttgGTAAAATGTTCTAATATACAATGTCTAAAAGCCCTGATAGCATCCATACATGGGCAGCTTCTTTTAAAAGATGAGATACTGCTGTTCCACAGTCAGTATTTGCACTACATAAAGTGCACATTGTGATCGAATatgtttttgaaatgactcATTATCAATAGAGGTATTAATCGCCAATGACCATGTATGCTAGTGTAACCGGAattgttttattctttcattctctgTGTGGACAGCAtgcttgtgtgtgcgtgtttcaaataacagtaTATTAAGGGGTCAAAAAGaatgagtttgtaaaacaatattcaCAAATGTAACGGACTTTAACTGCGCTTGAGCAACTAcctacacgtaaaactaaaatccacaaatgtattggaatgtacaaattcaaaacaacaatttaaattcacaaatgtgtaaaaaaagatTAGCATTTGTAAATCATGTGTCGTGAATGtatgaatcagtaccttctcaaacggcttaaaatgtgcaagagcaaagctctttaaggttccaaatgtgacagtgagaGTTTCTGAACGAGGtgcaaaaaatccacacattcgccttctctgctgcgtgtgcgaatctctttttgcagttgcggatttaagaccctgttttgacggccaattgatggaccaatgggaaagctttagctggaccaatcagatcgcaaagtttgtttaaccaatcggaacactgatttgttgctgtcgcCCATAGTGAttttccaccaaatgaactCCGGTTCTTAAATCGGATCTGTTCCTAACTCTTGGAacattggttctttccagtgaaacGCTGCGTTTCTACGGACAGCGGAGAAACATAACCAAGAGCCGCGGCTCTGACCGTGGCTTCGCATCCAACtgcaccagaaacacacaaaaacgggccgtgttcctgtttttgtcctattattttattattattattagtgacaactcagtgccctgaACGTTGTTCACGACTCTGAGTGCAGCAAGGGTGTGTATTCGGCTTTGGGACTGCATATGAACATTTACGTTGCTGAATGGCTCTGATATTTAATTTCCtctttcataatatttaaacagtTCTTTTTGCTTGAACTGTATACTGTTAGAACATTTTTACTTCTTGTTTATCAATATTAGTATT from Hoplias malabaricus isolate fHopMal1 chromosome 3, fHopMal1.hap1, whole genome shotgun sequence carries:
- the LOC136692745 gene encoding sulfotransferase 1B1-like, coding for MEETPLSYEEAINKAAGSLTRFPLTEVQGVPLMSPIAGQWSSISAFCPDPSDLLIATYPKAGTTWTQEIVDLLLHNGDEEICKRAPTVERIPFLEIQAPPPIPSGLQLLKFMKPPRVIKTHLPIQLVPEGFWENKCKVIYVARNAKDNLVSYYHFDRMNLTQPEPGPWDGYIQKFMRGNLGWGSWYDHVKGYWKEREKRNILYLFYEDMKENPRREVERIMHYLDLSLSDDIIDKIVQLTSFKVMKDNPMANYTFIPKIVFDQSISEFMRKGEVGDWTNHFTPAQSQMFDEDYKRQMADVDIPFRTSI